TTTTCGATAAGGATTGGCAGGTTCATGTAGCAGATCAGAGGATCCATACCTGAACTTTTACCATGGAAATAGCTTTCCATCTCACCGAAAACATTTTTTAATTTTTTCAGATTATCTTTTGAAATCTGTTCGGGATCAAGCTTTCTGATTGCATATTTTTCAAAAATAGCGGCTACCAAAGCTCCTGAACTTCCTACTCCATATCCCTGAGGAATATTGGAATCAAAGAAAAGCCCTGATGCGATATCTTTTTTAAAGCTTTCAATATCCAATTTAAAATCATCGGAAAGATCAAGGGTCGTAAGAAAGTCAGAATATTTCTGCAGATGTCTGTTGGATTTAAGTTCAAATTCAGAACTCAGATCTGAGAATTTCAAGGTTCCCTTATAGAAACTGTAAGGTACTACAAGCCCCTGGGAATCTTCAATCATTCCATATTCTCCAAACAGGATTATTTTTGCATAAAATAGAGGGTTCGTCATTGTGACAATAAATCTTTTTACAAAGTTAAAATTATTCCGCTGAATATAAGCAAAACTCACGCCGAATTCCAATTTATTTATACAAAAGCATATTTCTGATTTTAATCAATTCAGAAAAAATGAAGTGCTGATATTTAAATACAACAAAAAAGCCTGATGAACTCAAGCTTTTTTTATTAATGATGTGTCTAGTCCTGAAATATCGATACACAAAAAAAGAATCGTTATGGAAGAACATTTAGAAACGGCGTACATCAAACGTACACAGAGAGATTACAATTTGAGTTTGAAGCTTCAAATTGTAAGAGAAATAGAAGCAGGAAAGTCAGGAATCACTGAGTGTCGTAAAAAATACGGTATCCAATCACGCTCTACGATTGTTAGTTGGCTTAGAAAATATGGTACCTTTGATTGGGAAAACCAAACGTCATTTAGCATGAAAAAGACTCCGGAACAGCGTATTATGGAATTGGAAGCTGAAGTTAAACTGCTTGAAAAGCAGAAAGCATTTTTAGAGAAACAGGCTTACATTGCAGATAAAAAGGTCATATTTTTCGATATGATGATTAATCTTGCCGAGAAAGAATATGATATTGATATCAGAAAAAACTTACCATCCGAACAATCAGTCACTTCCGCAGTGAAGAAAAAGAAACGCTAATCTTTACCTGCGAATTGTTCGGATTGGATAGACAAGTCTATTATAGAAGTATCAAACGGCATAAAAGCTCACAAAGCAAAGCTTCGAAAGTGATTAAACTGGTAGAAGATATTCGCGTAAAAATGCCAAAATTAGGAGGCAGGAAGCTGTATTTTCTTTTAAAGGAACCTTTAAGGTCTTTGAAAATAGGGAGGGATAAGTTTTTTGATATTCTGAGAGCTAATCATCTACTCATAATTCCCAAGAGAAGCTATTGTATCACAACGAATTCTCATCATCGATTCAGAAAGCATAAAAACCTGATTCTGGATTATAGTATAAACAAACCCAACCAGGTTTGGGTAGCAGATATTACCTATATCGGGAATAGAAAAAAGCCAAGTTATCTAAGCCTGATAACTGATGCTTATTCCAAGAAAATCGTTGGATATCATGTTGCAGACAACCTTAATACAGAAAGCAGCCTTGTAGCATTGAGAAAGGCATTAAAGAGCAATAACATTGAAAAAGAACCACTGATCCATCATTCTGACAAAGGCTTACAATATTGTTCAAATGAGTATCAAAGGATTTTGAAAAAGCATCAATTAAAATGCAGTATGACACAGAATTCCGACCCTTACGAAAATGCTGTTGCAGAGAGAGTGAATGGTATTTTAAAACAAGAATTTGATATCGATAAATATGATATTGAAACTTCCCTTAGAAGAACAATAGTCAATGAAGCTATTGGAATTTATAATGAATTACGACCTCATTTTTCGAATCATTATTTAACCCCAAATCAAATGCATCAACAAAAAGAAGTCAAAATGAAAACTTATAAAAGCAAAAACCAAAGCAAAAACAAATTTGCTCTGGTTTAATTATTTATTTTTGTCCTTGAATCTGTATCAGATTTTCAGGACTAGTCAATGCAATATATGATTAGTTTTTAATCAATAAAAAAGGTGCTATAAAAATAGCACCTTCTTGTTTATAAAGTATCTCTGTCTTTCAACATATTGACTTTTAAAAATCTTATCAAAACAAGCCCGACTCCAAAGAATAAGGTCATGGAAAGCGCTGCAATACGCATATTATTAAAATGCTCTATCAAAGTAGCAAAAATAAATGTACCAATAATAATGGCTATTTTTTCCAATACATCATAGAAACTGAAATAGGTTGTATTTTCCATAGAATTCTCCGGAAGAAGCTTTGAATAAGTAGATCTGGACATGGCTTGCAGCCCTCCCATAACTAATCCTACTACAGCTGCTACTCCATAGAACTGATACTCTACCGTTGGATTTTCTTTGTTCAGGAAGTAGGCCCAAAGGCAGGCTACAATCCATAAAACAATAGCAATTGAAATAACGTTCCTGTTTCCTATTTTTCTTGATAACCTGGAGAAAATTACCGCTCCTATAATCGCTTCGATCTGAATCACTAAAAGAGTTCCGATCAACTTATCCTGAGCAAGGTTGATCTCACTTTTCCCGAATAAGGTTGCCATCAGGAAGATAGTTTGCATCCCGACACTGTAAAAGAAGAAACTGGAAAGGAAGAATTTTAAATTTCTATCTTTAAAGAGCACTCTACCTACTTTGAAAAGTTCGTGGAAACTTTCTTTGGCAATGTCTTTATAAAAGCTCATGTTGTCTTTCAGCACTTCAAAGAAACCTCCTTGCTCCTCATGCTTTTTAAAGATGTTTTTATAATTTAAAAGCACTAAGTCTTTTGGTAGCTTTTCTTTCACATCTCCAAATTGCGGAAGATGTTTGAATGTGTATTGGGAGAACCCAAACCACCATGCACCGGTTAACAGGAAGCTGATTCTTGTAAATAAAAGCTGCTGTGCCGCTCCTTTTGCAAAAACCTGAATCAGTACCAGACAGATTACAACAAGGACTACGGAACCTATATAGCCATACACATATCCTTTGGCAGAAAGTGCATCCTGCTTATCCCGTGTGGCAATATCCGGGAGAAAGGAGTTATAAAATACTAAGCTTCCCCAGAATCCTACACTCGCCGTAATGCTGAAGAGAAGACCTAAAAAGACATTATGCATTCCCGTAAACATAGCCAATCCCATACATGAAGTGGCCCCCAGATAGCAGAAAAACTGCAGGAAAGATTTCTTATTTCCAATCGTATCGGCCAAAGAAGACAAGAACGGAGAAAGTAACACTACGATAAAAAATGATATGGTCAATGAATATCCGTACACGGCATCAGGCTGATATTCTCTGCCAAAGATTTTGATCATGTGTCTTACCGGAACATCAATCCATGATTTTGTTTCTTCCACATACTCCTTTTTCTCGTAAGCAGTAGTGAGTATGGAATAATAAATAGGGAAAATAGTAGAGGTAATAACCAATGAATAAACAGAATTCGCCCAGTCGTATACAGCCCAGGCTTTCATAATCCGTGGATTATTCTTTATGTTTTGAGGCTGTTGATTCTCAATTTCAGACATTTCAAATAAATATTAGTAGCACAAAAATAGAAAAACCATTAAGAAATCGATAAGAATTTAGAAAAATTATCGATTCCTTAATGGTAAAATATTCTTTTAAAGAATTTTAGATATTTTCAATCACGATAGCAGAAGCACCACCACCACCGTTACAGATTGCTGCAGCACCGTATTTGGCATTATTCTGCTTCAATACGTTAATCAGTGTAACAATGATTCTTGATCCTGAACTTCCCAGCGGATGTCCGATAGCTACTGCTCCACCGTTTACGTTAACTTTTGATGCATCCAATCCTAAGATTTTATTATTGGCCAATCCTACAACAGAAAATGCTTCATTGAATTCAAAGAAATCAATATCTGAGATCTCTAAACCTGCTTTTTTAAGAGCAATTGGTAAAGCTTTAGAAGGTGCAGTTGTAAAGTTTTCAGGCTCCTGGGCTGCATCAGCATAAGAAATAATCTTAGCTAAAGGTTTAAGGCCTAATTCTTCCATTTTCTCTTTAGATACAAGGATCAATGCAGAAGCTCCGTCATTCAGTGTAGATGCATTAGCTGCTGTTACTGTCCCGTTTTCTTTTTTGAATACGGTAGGAAGTGTTGGAAGTCTGTCAAAGTTTACCGCTTTATATTCTTCGTCTTCTGCAAAAATTACAGGATCTCCTTTTCTCTGAGGAATTTCAACAGGCACTACTTCTTCCGTGAATTTTCCTTTACTCCAGGCTTTTGCAGACCTTTTATAAGATTCTATAGCAAAGTTATCCTGATCCTCTCTTGAAATACTGTAATCTACAGCACATTTCTCTGCACATACTCCCATATGCACTTTTCCATATACATCTGTAAGACCATCCAGCATCATTCCGTCCTGCATTTTGATATCGCCTAATTTGGTAGCGATTCTTGCATTGTAATAATGAGGAACTGAAGACATGTTTTCCATACCTCCGGCCACGATA
The Chryseobacterium sp. W4I1 DNA segment above includes these coding regions:
- a CDS encoding mevalonate kinase — protein: MTNPLFYAKIILFGEYGMIEDSQGLVVPYSFYKGTLKFSDLSSEFELKSNRHLQKYSDFLTTLDLSDDFKLDIESFKKDIASGLFFDSNIPQGYGVGSSGALVAAIFEKYAIRKLDPEQISKDNLKKLKNVFGEMESYFHGKSSGMDPLICYMNLPILIENKENLDRVSIPDGEKGKGAIFLIDSGITGETGPMIQIFFEKMKTEGFRKTLKEEFIRYNNACIESFLKKDMNPFFRNLKKLSHWAYEHFRPMIPESIFNIWKKGLDSNAYYLKLCGSGGGGYILGFTKDYAKAEKMLDGFQKEVIYRF
- a CDS encoding helix-turn-helix domain-containing protein, which translates into the protein MEEHLETAYIKRTQRDYNLSLKLQIVREIEAGKSGITECRKKYGIQSRSTIVSWLRKYGTFDWENQTSFSMKKTPEQRIMELEAEVKLLEKQKAFLEKQAYIADKKVIFFDMMINLAEKEYDIDIRKNLPSEQSVTSAVKKKKR
- a CDS encoding IS3 family transposase, with the protein product MDRQVYYRSIKRHKSSQSKASKVIKLVEDIRVKMPKLGGRKLYFLLKEPLRSLKIGRDKFFDILRANHLLIIPKRSYCITTNSHHRFRKHKNLILDYSINKPNQVWVADITYIGNRKKPSYLSLITDAYSKKIVGYHVADNLNTESSLVALRKALKSNNIEKEPLIHHSDKGLQYCSNEYQRILKKHQLKCSMTQNSDPYENAVAERVNGILKQEFDIDKYDIETSLRRTIVNEAIGIYNELRPHFSNHYLTPNQMHQQKEVKMKTYKSKNQSKNKFALV
- a CDS encoding MFS transporter, which produces MSEIENQQPQNIKNNPRIMKAWAVYDWANSVYSLVITSTIFPIYYSILTTAYEKKEYVEETKSWIDVPVRHMIKIFGREYQPDAVYGYSLTISFFIVVLLSPFLSSLADTIGNKKSFLQFFCYLGATSCMGLAMFTGMHNVFLGLLFSITASVGFWGSLVFYNSFLPDIATRDKQDALSAKGYVYGYIGSVVLVVICLVLIQVFAKGAAQQLLFTRISFLLTGAWWFGFSQYTFKHLPQFGDVKEKLPKDLVLLNYKNIFKKHEEQGGFFEVLKDNMSFYKDIAKESFHELFKVGRVLFKDRNLKFFLSSFFFYSVGMQTIFLMATLFGKSEINLAQDKLIGTLLVIQIEAIIGAVIFSRLSRKIGNRNVISIAIVLWIVACLWAYFLNKENPTVEYQFYGVAAVVGLVMGGLQAMSRSTYSKLLPENSMENTTYFSFYDVLEKIAIIIGTFIFATLIEHFNNMRIAALSMTLFFGVGLVLIRFLKVNMLKDRDTL
- a CDS encoding acetyl-CoA C-acyltransferase; this translates as MKEVFIVSAVRTPIGSFMGSLSTVPATKLGSVAVKGALDKINLDPKNVQEIYMGNVLQAGEGQAPARQVALGAGLSVETPSTTVNKVCASGMKAVTMAAQAIKAGDADVIVAGGMENMSSVPHYYNARIATKLGDIKMQDGMMLDGLTDVYGKVHMGVCAEKCAVDYSISREDQDNFAIESYKRSAKAWSKGKFTEEVVPVEIPQRKGDPVIFAEDEEYKAVNFDRLPTLPTVFKKENGTVTAANASTLNDGASALILVSKEKMEELGLKPLAKIISYADAAQEPENFTTAPSKALPIALKKAGLEISDIDFFEFNEAFSVVGLANNKILGLDASKVNVNGGAVAIGHPLGSSGSRIIVTLINVLKQNNAKYGAAAICNGGGGASAIVIENI